A stretch of the Panicum virgatum strain AP13 chromosome 9N, P.virgatum_v5, whole genome shotgun sequence genome encodes the following:
- the LOC120690247 gene encoding protein PHYTOCHROME-DEPENDENT LATE-FLOWERING-like isoform X1, whose amino-acid sequence MGISFKLSKVGVRVHPAARSASAAPAQAEKPAAVEAEGSVSDSRREVGRSYGSVERAKYVNGIKISPVCSREILPEHEVSFTFSLYDRGYLISKSASMDPSQTSIQDGKTLHPYDRASEKLFSAIEAGRLPGDILDEIPNKYYNGSVVCEIRDYRKNVSNQVPASSAQLGLPIVNKVRLRMTFENVVKDITLLSDDSWSYRDFVEAEARIVRALQPELCLDPTPKLDRLCQDPIPHKLSLGIGKKRRLRQNPEVVVTSSNMSRGKKVCIDRLPDNARADEMGITGGSAAHQVVDNITVQNISGGSQQLRPNCSQDAARMLMSQSGIQQTVSYSAVGSDRVAGSPANFSGINSSISSPQSMIGYNDSVTANGLLSVKREMQDAPLQDPKRIKPSGGIDDVQQQHIRPQPLGGQEMQWKNPQLHPQLDIKGMQYASSLSGQRYPPSVMNNMQDSGSSFYFQQGLRYGAKQEQMDGSDRSKDALQSMAPGNSVLDQQQPQAQHLSQQSTARNNLPNMAQWQNTRFAAEKDLKKEEIIQRRKLAPSSRAPSGPMVQSPVSSKSGEISSSSMGGQFGSAVTSAVIGAQKDKFAANSNAAVGYPSVASSPSDSMHRIQQPAAAPSKRKTNSVPKTQPPVSAVGSPASVSNMHAPLNASSPSIGTTPMGDQAILDKFAKIENLSHRYQLHSKKNKVDKIPQRKPMINASQDVARCLSSCFHTEDYIDTIRPLCNSMISGTINMCKTRIINFVSSNRMYQGHPRPFQVVFKEMPDETVRMQYGDLEDFDGPNSYDCVFILPTKYCADLLAEQLIPLMLQDGHSKADDKVMRGTPPANLNTLSGILPDNLASDVKQEGGVSQQLNAAAHANVGPGTPMQQLPVNRMLSSANSNQVLAMQQGYMQGAAMPPRSQQLDQNLVQQPQQQQTQQQPLQQNAQTQMQQPSSLPLNQMQRPQLLPTSPLSQMLAPGSNLPVGSQMGNNKATPTSLQLQMLQQQAQQQQPMSRKVMMGLGSAMNMGNMVNNVVGIGGLGNVMGMGNVRPISSPMGSMSGLGNSSNQMNMGMASNLSAAGLRPNMNPAALAKMRMGLAQQRAAGMYPQTGMVGMPGSGSPILPSSAGLSMMGHPLNRSNLSPLQRAMMSSMGPPKMLNPQQQMQLQQQLQQQQQLQQNPQQQQLQQNPQQQQQQQQQQLQQIQQQQQQQLQQQLQQQQLQQQQLQQQQRQMGSPLQQAQVGSPAGSQQSMMMQQQQISPQQMGQHAAMSPQLSSGTLQQMSNNAANPVATPGPPPSPQLSSQTHGSVNSIANSPMEQLQGANKGGPGSM is encoded by the exons ATGGGGATCTCTTTCAAACTGTCCAAGGTCGGCGTCCGCGTGCACCCGGCCGCGCGCTCGGcgtccgcggcgccggcgcaggcGGAAAAACCGGCCGCGGTCGAGGCGGAGGGGTCCGTGTCCGATTCCAGACGCGAGGTGGGGCGCTCG TATGGCTCTGTTgagagagcaaaatatgtcaaTGGCATCAAAATTTCACCAGTGTGCTCCAGGGAAATTTtgccag AGCATGAAGTTTCTTTCACCTTCAGCCTCTATGACAGAGGTTATCTCATTTCAAAGTCAGCCTCT ATGGATCCCAGCCAGACTTCAATTCAGGATGGCAAAACACTGCATCCCTATGATAGAGCATCAGAAAAGCTATTCTCT GCTATTGAAGCTGGGAGGCTGCCTGGCGATATTCTTGATGAGATACCAAACAAGTACTACAATGGATCAGTTGTTTGTGAG ATACGTGACTACCGGAAGAACGTATCCAATCAAGTCCCTGCATCATCTGCTCAGCTAGGATTACCTATCGTCAATAAAGTACGGCTACGAATGACCTTTGAGAATGTTGTAAAGGACATTACGCTGCTATCTGATGATTCCTGGAGTTACAGGGATTTTGTG GAAGCTGAGGCTCGTATTGTGAGAGCCCTACAACCAGAACTTTGCTTAGACCCTACTCCAAAACTGGATCGACTTTGTCAGGATCCTATTCCACATAAG TTGAGCCTTGGTATTGGAAAAAAGAGGAGGCTGAGGCAAAATCCTGAAGTTGTCGTCACATCCAGTAACATGTCTCGTGGTAAAAAGGTTTGCATTGATAGGTTACCTGATAATGCCAGAGCAGATGAGATGGGCATCACAGGTGGTAGTGCAGCTCACCAGGTTGTCGATAACATTACCGTCCAAAATATTTCGGGTGGTTCTCAGCAACTTAGACCAAATTGTTCACAAGATGCTGCCAGAATGCTGATGTCCCAATCTGGCATACAGCAAACCGTAAGTTATTCAGCTGTTGGTAGTGATCGTGTGGCAGGATCACCTGCTAATTTTTCTGGAATCAATTCAAGCATTTCGTCCCCTCAGAGCATGATTGGTTACAATGACTCTGTTACTGCCAATGGCCTTCTATCTGTGAAGAGGGAAATGCAAGATGCTCCGCTTCAAGATCCTAAGAGAATAAAGCCAAGTGGTGGTATTGATGATGTACAGCAGCAGCACATAAGGCCTCAACCCCTTGGTGGGCAGGAGATGCAATGGAAGAACCCACAATTGCATCCACAATTAGATATCAAGGGGATGCAGTATGCTTCTTCATTGAGTGGTCAGAGATATCCTCCTTCGGTGATGAACAACATGCAAGATTCAGGATCTTCTTTCTATTTTCAGCAAGGTTTGAGATACGGTGCCAAGCAAGAGCAGATGGATGGTTCTGATAGGTCAAAAGACGCATTGCAGTCTATGGCACCTGGAAATTCTGTGCTGGATCAACAGCAACCCCAGGCTCAGCATTTATCACAGCAGTCAACGGCAAGAAATAATCTTCCAAACATGGCACAGTGGCAGAATACTCGGTTTGCAGCTGAGAAGGACttgaaaaaagaagaaataattCAGAGAAGAAAGTTAGCACCTAGCTCTCGTGCCCCTTCTGGGCCAATGGTGCAGTCTCCAGTATCTTCTAAATCAGGAGAGATATCAAGCAGTTCAATGGGTGGTCAGTTTGGTTCTGCTGTGACATCGGCTGTAATTGGGGCACAGAAAGATAAATTTGCTGCAAATTCCAATGCTGCAGTTGGATACCCTTCTGTAGCTTCCAGCCCTAGTGATTCTATGCACAGAATACAGcaacctgctgctgctccttcaaaaagaaaaacaaattcTGTCCCCAAAACTCAACCACCTGTTAGTGCCGTTGGGTCTCCAGCCAGTGTTTCAAATATGCACGCTCCACTAAATGCTAGCAGCCCATCAATTGGGACCACACCTATGGGAGACCAAGCAATCCTGGATAAATTTGCGAAAATAGAAAATCTTTCCCATCG GTACCAGCTTCACAGTAAGAAGAACAAGGTTGATAAGATACCTCAAAGGAAACCCATGATCAATGCAAGCCAAGATGTCGCCAGATGTCTCTCCAGCTGTTTCCACACTGAGGATTATATAGATACAATAAGACCTCTTTGTAATTCTATGATTAGTGGAACAATAAACATGTGCAAGACTAGGATAATAAATTTTGTGAGCTCAAACCGCATGTACCAAG GTCATCCAAGGCCATTCCAGGTTGTTTTCAAGGAAATGCCTGATGAAACTGTAAGAATGCAGTATGGAGATCTAGAAGATTTTGATGGTCCGAATTCATATGATTGCGTATTCATATTACCGACGAAG TACTGTGCTGACTTGCTGGCAGAGCAGCTTATTCCCCTG ATGTTGCAAGATGGGCATTCTAAAGCTGACGATAAAGTTATGCGTGGCACCCCTCCTGCTAACCTCAATACACTATCAGGAATTTTACCAGATAACTTAGCAAGTGATGTGAAGCAAGAGGGAGGTGTAAGCCAGCAACTTAATGCTGCAGCCCATGCAAATGTGGGACCTGGAACACCAATGCAGCAGCTTCCTGTCAACAGGATGCTTTCATCTGCTAATAGCAACCAGGTTCTAGCAATGCAGCAAGGGTATATGCAAGGGGCAGCCATGCCTCCAAGGAGCCAGCAACTTGACCAAAATTTGGTTCAGcagccacagcagcaacagACCCAGCAGCAACCACTGCAGCAAAATGCCCAAACACAGATGCAGCAACCATCATCTCTTCCACTTAACCAGATGCAGAGACCTCAACTTCTGCCAACAAGCCCGTTATCTCAGATGTTGGCGCCTGGCTCAAATCTCCCAGTGGGAAGTCAGATGGGAAACAATAAGGCTACTCCAACTTCCTTGCAGCTTCAGATGCTACAGCAGCAGGCACAACAGCAACAACCTATGTCTAGGAAAGTGATGATGGGGCTTGGTTCAGCCATGAATATGGGCAATATGGTTAACAATGTTGTTGGTATAGGTGGCCTAGGAAACGTTATGGGAATGGGCAATGTGCGGCCAATATCCTCCCCCATGGGATCGATGTCAGGCTTAGGCAACAGTTCCAATCAAATGAACATGGGCATGGCATCCAACCTTTCTGCAGCTGGACTTCGGCCAAATATGAACCCTGCTGCTCTTGCCAAGATGCGAATGGGGTTGGCACAGCAAAGGGCAGCAGGCATGTATCCGCAGACTGGAATGGTTGGAATGCCTGGAAGCGGCTCTCCAATCCTTCCTAGTTCAGCCGGCTTGTCCATGATGGGCCATCCGCTAAATAGAAGCAACCTCAGCCCCCTGCAGCGGGCCATGATGTCTTCTATGGGCCCTCCGAAGATGCTGAACCCCCAACAGCAAATgcagctccagcagcagctgcagcagcagcagcagctccaacagaacccacagcagcagcagctccaacAGAAcccgcaacagcagcagcagcagcagcagcagcaactgcaGCAaatacagcagcagcagcagcagcagctacaacaacagctacagcagcagcagctgcaacaacaacagctgcagcagcagcaacgacAAATGGGATCTCCGTTACAGCAGGCGCAGGTGGGCTCACCTGCTGGCTCACAGCAGTCAAtgatgatgcagcagcagcagataaGCCCACAGCAAATGGGTCAACATGCTGCAATGAGCCCCCAGTTGAGCTCAGGAACTCTGCAGCAAATGAGCAATAATGCGGCGAACCCGGTAGCCACTCCAGGCCCACCCCCAAGCCCGCAGTTGAGCTCACAGACCCATGGGTCTGTCAACAGCATCGCTAACTCACCGATGGAGCAGTTGCAAGGCGCAAATAAGGGAGGTCCTGGTAGCATGTAG
- the LOC120690247 gene encoding protein PHYTOCHROME-DEPENDENT LATE-FLOWERING-like isoform X2 produces the protein MGISFKLSKVGVRVHPAARSASAAPAQAEKPAAVEAEGSVSDSRREYGSVERAKYVNGIKISPVCSREILPEHEVSFTFSLYDRGYLISKSASMDPSQTSIQDGKTLHPYDRASEKLFSAIEAGRLPGDILDEIPNKYYNGSVVCEIRDYRKNVSNQVPASSAQLGLPIVNKVRLRMTFENVVKDITLLSDDSWSYRDFVEAEARIVRALQPELCLDPTPKLDRLCQDPIPHKLSLGIGKKRRLRQNPEVVVTSSNMSRGKKVCIDRLPDNARADEMGITGGSAAHQVVDNITVQNISGGSQQLRPNCSQDAARMLMSQSGIQQTVSYSAVGSDRVAGSPANFSGINSSISSPQSMIGYNDSVTANGLLSVKREMQDAPLQDPKRIKPSGGIDDVQQQHIRPQPLGGQEMQWKNPQLHPQLDIKGMQYASSLSGQRYPPSVMNNMQDSGSSFYFQQGLRYGAKQEQMDGSDRSKDALQSMAPGNSVLDQQQPQAQHLSQQSTARNNLPNMAQWQNTRFAAEKDLKKEEIIQRRKLAPSSRAPSGPMVQSPVSSKSGEISSSSMGGQFGSAVTSAVIGAQKDKFAANSNAAVGYPSVASSPSDSMHRIQQPAAAPSKRKTNSVPKTQPPVSAVGSPASVSNMHAPLNASSPSIGTTPMGDQAILDKFAKIENLSHRYQLHSKKNKVDKIPQRKPMINASQDVARCLSSCFHTEDYIDTIRPLCNSMISGTINMCKTRIINFVSSNRMYQGHPRPFQVVFKEMPDETVRMQYGDLEDFDGPNSYDCVFILPTKYCADLLAEQLIPLMLQDGHSKADDKVMRGTPPANLNTLSGILPDNLASDVKQEGGVSQQLNAAAHANVGPGTPMQQLPVNRMLSSANSNQVLAMQQGYMQGAAMPPRSQQLDQNLVQQPQQQQTQQQPLQQNAQTQMQQPSSLPLNQMQRPQLLPTSPLSQMLAPGSNLPVGSQMGNNKATPTSLQLQMLQQQAQQQQPMSRKVMMGLGSAMNMGNMVNNVVGIGGLGNVMGMGNVRPISSPMGSMSGLGNSSNQMNMGMASNLSAAGLRPNMNPAALAKMRMGLAQQRAAGMYPQTGMVGMPGSGSPILPSSAGLSMMGHPLNRSNLSPLQRAMMSSMGPPKMLNPQQQMQLQQQLQQQQQLQQNPQQQQLQQNPQQQQQQQQQQLQQIQQQQQQQLQQQLQQQQLQQQQLQQQQRQMGSPLQQAQVGSPAGSQQSMMMQQQQISPQQMGQHAAMSPQLSSGTLQQMSNNAANPVATPGPPPSPQLSSQTHGSVNSIANSPMEQLQGANKGGPGSM, from the exons ATGGGGATCTCTTTCAAACTGTCCAAGGTCGGCGTCCGCGTGCACCCGGCCGCGCGCTCGGcgtccgcggcgccggcgcaggcGGAAAAACCGGCCGCGGTCGAGGCGGAGGGGTCCGTGTCCGATTCCAGACGCGAG TATGGCTCTGTTgagagagcaaaatatgtcaaTGGCATCAAAATTTCACCAGTGTGCTCCAGGGAAATTTtgccag AGCATGAAGTTTCTTTCACCTTCAGCCTCTATGACAGAGGTTATCTCATTTCAAAGTCAGCCTCT ATGGATCCCAGCCAGACTTCAATTCAGGATGGCAAAACACTGCATCCCTATGATAGAGCATCAGAAAAGCTATTCTCT GCTATTGAAGCTGGGAGGCTGCCTGGCGATATTCTTGATGAGATACCAAACAAGTACTACAATGGATCAGTTGTTTGTGAG ATACGTGACTACCGGAAGAACGTATCCAATCAAGTCCCTGCATCATCTGCTCAGCTAGGATTACCTATCGTCAATAAAGTACGGCTACGAATGACCTTTGAGAATGTTGTAAAGGACATTACGCTGCTATCTGATGATTCCTGGAGTTACAGGGATTTTGTG GAAGCTGAGGCTCGTATTGTGAGAGCCCTACAACCAGAACTTTGCTTAGACCCTACTCCAAAACTGGATCGACTTTGTCAGGATCCTATTCCACATAAG TTGAGCCTTGGTATTGGAAAAAAGAGGAGGCTGAGGCAAAATCCTGAAGTTGTCGTCACATCCAGTAACATGTCTCGTGGTAAAAAGGTTTGCATTGATAGGTTACCTGATAATGCCAGAGCAGATGAGATGGGCATCACAGGTGGTAGTGCAGCTCACCAGGTTGTCGATAACATTACCGTCCAAAATATTTCGGGTGGTTCTCAGCAACTTAGACCAAATTGTTCACAAGATGCTGCCAGAATGCTGATGTCCCAATCTGGCATACAGCAAACCGTAAGTTATTCAGCTGTTGGTAGTGATCGTGTGGCAGGATCACCTGCTAATTTTTCTGGAATCAATTCAAGCATTTCGTCCCCTCAGAGCATGATTGGTTACAATGACTCTGTTACTGCCAATGGCCTTCTATCTGTGAAGAGGGAAATGCAAGATGCTCCGCTTCAAGATCCTAAGAGAATAAAGCCAAGTGGTGGTATTGATGATGTACAGCAGCAGCACATAAGGCCTCAACCCCTTGGTGGGCAGGAGATGCAATGGAAGAACCCACAATTGCATCCACAATTAGATATCAAGGGGATGCAGTATGCTTCTTCATTGAGTGGTCAGAGATATCCTCCTTCGGTGATGAACAACATGCAAGATTCAGGATCTTCTTTCTATTTTCAGCAAGGTTTGAGATACGGTGCCAAGCAAGAGCAGATGGATGGTTCTGATAGGTCAAAAGACGCATTGCAGTCTATGGCACCTGGAAATTCTGTGCTGGATCAACAGCAACCCCAGGCTCAGCATTTATCACAGCAGTCAACGGCAAGAAATAATCTTCCAAACATGGCACAGTGGCAGAATACTCGGTTTGCAGCTGAGAAGGACttgaaaaaagaagaaataattCAGAGAAGAAAGTTAGCACCTAGCTCTCGTGCCCCTTCTGGGCCAATGGTGCAGTCTCCAGTATCTTCTAAATCAGGAGAGATATCAAGCAGTTCAATGGGTGGTCAGTTTGGTTCTGCTGTGACATCGGCTGTAATTGGGGCACAGAAAGATAAATTTGCTGCAAATTCCAATGCTGCAGTTGGATACCCTTCTGTAGCTTCCAGCCCTAGTGATTCTATGCACAGAATACAGcaacctgctgctgctccttcaaaaagaaaaacaaattcTGTCCCCAAAACTCAACCACCTGTTAGTGCCGTTGGGTCTCCAGCCAGTGTTTCAAATATGCACGCTCCACTAAATGCTAGCAGCCCATCAATTGGGACCACACCTATGGGAGACCAAGCAATCCTGGATAAATTTGCGAAAATAGAAAATCTTTCCCATCG GTACCAGCTTCACAGTAAGAAGAACAAGGTTGATAAGATACCTCAAAGGAAACCCATGATCAATGCAAGCCAAGATGTCGCCAGATGTCTCTCCAGCTGTTTCCACACTGAGGATTATATAGATACAATAAGACCTCTTTGTAATTCTATGATTAGTGGAACAATAAACATGTGCAAGACTAGGATAATAAATTTTGTGAGCTCAAACCGCATGTACCAAG GTCATCCAAGGCCATTCCAGGTTGTTTTCAAGGAAATGCCTGATGAAACTGTAAGAATGCAGTATGGAGATCTAGAAGATTTTGATGGTCCGAATTCATATGATTGCGTATTCATATTACCGACGAAG TACTGTGCTGACTTGCTGGCAGAGCAGCTTATTCCCCTG ATGTTGCAAGATGGGCATTCTAAAGCTGACGATAAAGTTATGCGTGGCACCCCTCCTGCTAACCTCAATACACTATCAGGAATTTTACCAGATAACTTAGCAAGTGATGTGAAGCAAGAGGGAGGTGTAAGCCAGCAACTTAATGCTGCAGCCCATGCAAATGTGGGACCTGGAACACCAATGCAGCAGCTTCCTGTCAACAGGATGCTTTCATCTGCTAATAGCAACCAGGTTCTAGCAATGCAGCAAGGGTATATGCAAGGGGCAGCCATGCCTCCAAGGAGCCAGCAACTTGACCAAAATTTGGTTCAGcagccacagcagcaacagACCCAGCAGCAACCACTGCAGCAAAATGCCCAAACACAGATGCAGCAACCATCATCTCTTCCACTTAACCAGATGCAGAGACCTCAACTTCTGCCAACAAGCCCGTTATCTCAGATGTTGGCGCCTGGCTCAAATCTCCCAGTGGGAAGTCAGATGGGAAACAATAAGGCTACTCCAACTTCCTTGCAGCTTCAGATGCTACAGCAGCAGGCACAACAGCAACAACCTATGTCTAGGAAAGTGATGATGGGGCTTGGTTCAGCCATGAATATGGGCAATATGGTTAACAATGTTGTTGGTATAGGTGGCCTAGGAAACGTTATGGGAATGGGCAATGTGCGGCCAATATCCTCCCCCATGGGATCGATGTCAGGCTTAGGCAACAGTTCCAATCAAATGAACATGGGCATGGCATCCAACCTTTCTGCAGCTGGACTTCGGCCAAATATGAACCCTGCTGCTCTTGCCAAGATGCGAATGGGGTTGGCACAGCAAAGGGCAGCAGGCATGTATCCGCAGACTGGAATGGTTGGAATGCCTGGAAGCGGCTCTCCAATCCTTCCTAGTTCAGCCGGCTTGTCCATGATGGGCCATCCGCTAAATAGAAGCAACCTCAGCCCCCTGCAGCGGGCCATGATGTCTTCTATGGGCCCTCCGAAGATGCTGAACCCCCAACAGCAAATgcagctccagcagcagctgcagcagcagcagcagctccaacagaacccacagcagcagcagctccaacAGAAcccgcaacagcagcagcagcagcagcagcagcaactgcaGCAaatacagcagcagcagcagcagcagctacaacaacagctacagcagcagcagctgcaacaacaacagctgcagcagcagcaacgacAAATGGGATCTCCGTTACAGCAGGCGCAGGTGGGCTCACCTGCTGGCTCACAGCAGTCAAtgatgatgcagcagcagcagataaGCCCACAGCAAATGGGTCAACATGCTGCAATGAGCCCCCAGTTGAGCTCAGGAACTCTGCAGCAAATGAGCAATAATGCGGCGAACCCGGTAGCCACTCCAGGCCCACCCCCAAGCCCGCAGTTGAGCTCACAGACCCATGGGTCTGTCAACAGCATCGCTAACTCACCGATGGAGCAGTTGCAAGGCGCAAATAAGGGAGGTCCTGGTAGCATGTAG